CGCGAATTACTGGGCCGGCTACGGCGCCAAAGAGGTCTCGCTGTGGTTCATGCTCTTCGACGAGCACGGCAAGGCGATCGCCGAATGGCGCGAAAGGCCCAAGTGTGGCATGGCATCGATTTCCGTCGACAGCCGTAAGGTTCGGGCACAGTTCGGGCTCGCACCTTTTACGGGCCAGCTCTTCGTGCACGCGATCGGTGCCGCGGGGCACGACGTGGTGAAATATGCCCTCGACGTTTACGGTGATGAAGCTGACGCCCTCTCTTGCACGCACGACGCCAACGCGTGGCCGGCCGACTTCTATGCCGGTCTGCCGGCGCCGCGCAAAGATGAGCGCGTAATACTTTGGATTCAGAACAGCCATCCTTGCCCCATTCCCGCGAAGGCAGTCGGCCTCAATCTTATGGGCTCGCCGGAGACCGCTTGGTTCGATCGCGTCGTTTCGCCTTTCGCAAGCCACGCCCTCGATGTCGCGGAATTGCTGCCGCACGCGCGCTGGCCTCAGCAACTCGAAATCCAGGCGGGCAAACACTTCGTTCGTCCGCGCTATGAGATCGCGAGGGCGAACGGACGGCGCAGAATCGCGCACGTGAATGTTGAGCGTACCGACCTCAAGTCCGACCCTCGCATCCCGGAGCTTGCCAACCTACTAGGCAAGGGATTCTTGTTGCCTGCTCCGCTCGCACCCCTTCGCCAATTCCGTTTAACGGTGCTGCCAACCCCTATGGCGACGTGCCAGAAGACATTGCCGGTCACGTTGCTCGTCTACGACTCCGAGGGATATGAGCGCGCGCGCCACTCCTTTGGCTGCCTGAAGCGAAGCGAGAGTATTGCCCTGGACTTGGGCGATCTCATCGATGGCGGCGCTGAATTTGCCCGCGGCTACGGCCATGTCGAACTCGTGTACGATTTTGCACACGGAGGCGAAGCCGATGGCTGGCTCCATGGCATCTTCCGGTACGAGGACATCGCGAGCGGGCACGCCGCCGAGACGAGCTTCGGCGCCCACGTCTTCAATACAGTGCTTACATACAAGGGCGAGCCCCAATCCTATTCGGGACCCCCACCTGGCCTCTCAACGCGCCTTTTCCTCCGGCTCGGCCCCCCGCCTCTCGACACACTTTGCCATTTGATTTTTCCGGCCTCCTTGCCGTGGCGCGCCCATTCGGCGACCGATCTCATCCTCCATGACGGCGAAGGGCAGGAAGTGGCTCGGCGGCAAGTTGCAATTCCGTGCGGCGGCTCGCGATTTTGGCGATATGCCGAGACCTTCGATGCAGGCGAGCGAGAGCACGCCGGGTCCGGCGCCTATATCGTGGTGCGTGATGGGACATGCCGGCTCTTCGGCTATCACGGCCTCATCGGCGAGGACGGCGCCTTCAGCCTGGACCATATGTTCGGATTCTGAAATCGGCGGCCTTGGACGCTATTCCCGAAGCGCATGGCTTGCTTCTGGCGCATAGGTTACCTATCCTTTCCGCTTATACGGCAACGCTGCCACTCTCGACCTGGAAGCCTCTGGACCTCGATTCATGGCCAATTCCCACAAAAGCAAAGTCGTCATCGTGGGCTCGGGCCCGGCCGGCTACACGGCCGCGATCTACGCCGCACGCGCCAATTTGCAGCCCATTCTGGTGGCCGGCCTCGAGCCGGGCGGCCAACTCACGATCACAACCGACGTGGAGAACTACCCTGGCTTTGCCGACGTGATTCAGGGTCCCTGGCTCATGCAGCAGATGCAGGCTCAGGCCGAGCACGTCGGAACCCGCTTGTTCAATGACTTGATCGTCGAGGTTGATTTTCAGCACCGTCCATTCCGACTCCTCGGTGACTCGGGCGATACGTACATTGCCGATTCGGTCATCATCTCGACCGGTGCACAGGCGCGCTGGCTCGGAATCCCGAGCGAGACCGCTTATCGCGGCCGTGGCGTTTCGGCGTGCGCGACCTGCGATGGATTCTTTTATCGCGATAAAGCGGTGGCGGTGATCGGCGGCGGCAATACGGCGGTCGAGGAGGCAATCTTCCTGACCAACTTTGCGCGTCACGTCACGTTGGTCCACCGGCGCGATAAGTTGCGAGCCGAGAAGATTCTCCAGGATCGTCTATTCAAGAATCCCAAGATCACGGTCGTCTGGGACCACGCGGTCGATGAGATCCTTGGAAGCGGCAACCCGGCAACGACGACCGGCGTAAGGCTTCACCACGTCAAGACCGGGGCTGCGACCACTCTTGCCGTCGACGGCGTCTTCATCGCCATCGGCCATGAGCCGGCGACATCGATCTTCAAGGGCAAGGTCGCGATGGACGGTGGAGGTTATGTGCTGACGGCCCCGGACAGCACGGCAACGAGTGTCCCTGGCGTGTTCGCCGCGGGCGACGTCAAAGACAAGGTCTTCCGTCAAGCGGTGACCGCTGCGGGGATGGGATGCATGGCCGCACTCGAGGCGGAGCGTTTTCTTGCCGCCAACGAGGAAGAGCAAGCGCGGACGGCGGCCGAATAATGCCGCGCGATAATTCAACGACCCCGAAGGGCGGGCAAATTCGGGGATTTAGAGGCAGGGGAATGGATTGGGATAAGCTCCGGGTTTTTCATGCGGTCGCCGAGGCGGGCAGCTTCACGCACGCCGGTGAGACCCTCAAACTTAGTCAATCGGCGGTAAGCCGCCAGATAAGCGCACTCGAGGAAAGCCTCAGCACGACGCTCTTCCATCGCCATGCGCGCGGCCTCATTCTCACCGAGCAAGGCGAGCTTTTGAACCAGACGGTGAAGGACGTGTTCGGCAAGCTCGCCATGACCGAGGCGATGCTGACCGAGAGCAAGGAACGACCGAAGGGTCCCCTCAAGGTCACGACGACGGTCGCCTTCGGCTCGACCTGGCTGACGCCGCGCATCCGAGAATTTCTAGACCTCTATCCGGAAATCGAGATGACACTCATCCTCGATGACGGCCAGCTCGACTTGTCGATGCGGCAGGCCGACGTTGCGATACGGATGGCGCCGCCCCGCCAGCCGGATCTGATCCAGCGTCAGCTCATGAAGGTGCACGTTCACCTGTACACGACGCGCGACTATCTGGATGCTAACGGGACGCCGGTCGCCGCCGAGGATCTTGAGAACCATAAGATCGTCATTTTCGGCGAAGAGGCACGGCTGCCCGCGTCGAGCGTCAACTGGCTCATGGACCTTTGCAAGGCTTACAAGCGCTCGCCCAGGCAAGTTCTCAGGGTCAACAACATCTACGGCATCTATCGCGCCGTGAAGAGCGGAATGGGAATCGCCTCGCTGCCGGATTTCATGGTGCGCGAAGATAAGG
This sequence is a window from Alphaproteobacteria bacterium. Protein-coding genes within it:
- the trxB gene encoding thioredoxin-disulfide reductase → MANSHKSKVVIVGSGPAGYTAAIYAARANLQPILVAGLEPGGQLTITTDVENYPGFADVIQGPWLMQQMQAQAEHVGTRLFNDLIVEVDFQHRPFRLLGDSGDTYIADSVIISTGAQARWLGIPSETAYRGRGVSACATCDGFFYRDKAVAVIGGGNTAVEEAIFLTNFARHVTLVHRRDKLRAEKILQDRLFKNPKITVVWDHAVDEILGSGNPATTTGVRLHHVKTGAATTLAVDGVFIAIGHEPATSIFKGKVAMDGGGYVLTAPDSTATSVPGVFAAGDVKDKVFRQAVTAAGMGCMAALEAERFLAANEEEQARTAAE
- a CDS encoding LysR family transcriptional regulator, encoding MDWDKLRVFHAVAEAGSFTHAGETLKLSQSAVSRQISALEESLSTTLFHRHARGLILTEQGELLNQTVKDVFGKLAMTEAMLTESKERPKGPLKVTTTVAFGSTWLTPRIREFLDLYPEIEMTLILDDGQLDLSMRQADVAIRMAPPRQPDLIQRQLMKVHVHLYTTRDYLDANGTPVAAEDLENHKIVIFGEEARLPASSVNWLMDLCKAYKRSPRQVLRVNNIYGIYRAVKSGMGIASLPDFMVREDKDLIRVLTDLEGPSVDAYFVYPEVLRHSKRIAVFREFLIKRISESHF